One stretch of Danio rerio strain Tuebingen ecotype United States chromosome 6, GRCz12tu, whole genome shotgun sequence DNA includes these proteins:
- the LOC137495952 gene encoding serine/threonine-protein kinase pim-3-like isoform X2 → MSHMGEERGEDTRDSTTELPGFLAPVPSHLADSASTDQRNSKRKRQSSSQQTLSTSSSRPAKRSRRDLYQKGPLLGRGGFGSVFAGMRRSDGLPVAIKYVSKDRTPERLKVDGQGRLPLEVALMTRVTSAPACPSVLQLLDWFDRPRRYILILERPDPCQDLQSFCEENGCLDERLAKKVLVQLIAALKHCESRGVLHRDVKPENLLISTESQDIKLLDFGCGDLLKRSAYKYFAGTPAYAPPEWFRRHRYHATPATVWSVGVTLYNILCDRFPFRGAQRITSRSRLTFPRSLSTGNDHHFCHEDSCSAPEPMPSTD, encoded by the exons atgtcccacatgggtgaagaaagaggag AAGATACACGGGACAGCACCACTGAGCTTCCTGGTTTTTTGGCTCCTGTGCCTTCACATTTGGCTGATTCTGCATCCACAGACCAGAGGAACAGCAAGAGGAAAAGGCAGAGCAGCAGCCAGCAAACACTGTCCACCTCGTCCAGCAGACCagccaaacgctctcgcagag acttgtaccagaagggcccgttgctgggacgaggtggattcggctctgtgtttgctgggatgcgcaggtctgatggactgcca GTGGCCATCAAGTACGTGTCGAAGGACCGGACCCCCGAGCGACTGAAAGTT gatggtcagggtcggctgccgctggaggtggcattgatgacccgtgtcacgtcagctcctgcctgccccagtgtcctgcagctgctggactggtttgaccgtcccagacgctacatcctgatcctggagcgaccggatccttgccaagatctccagagcttctgtgaggagaacggctgtctggatgagcgtctggccaagaaagtgctggtgcagctgatcgcggccctaaaacactgcgagagccgcggcgtcctgcaccgggacgtcaaaccagaaaacctgctgatctccacagagtcccaggacatcaagctgctggacttcggctgtggagatctgctgaagcgatcggcctacaaatactttgcAG GCACTCCTGCATACGCTCCTCCCGAGTGGTTTCGTAGACATCGCTACCATGCGACTCCAGCTACAGtctggtcagtaggagtgacgcTCTACAACATCCTGTGTGACCGTTTCCCATTCAGAGGCGCACAGAGGATCACGTCCAGAAGCAGACTGACCTTCCCTAGGagcttgtcaacag
- the LOC137488049 gene encoding serine/threonine-protein kinase pim-3-like isoform X2 — protein sequence MIPVALPNGEQFHPCPLLHYGWRRLSMSHMGEERGEDTRDGTTELPGFLAPLPSHLADSASTDQRNSKRKRQSSSQQTLSTSSSRPAKRSRRDLYQKGPLLGRGGFGSVFAGMRRSDGLPVAIKYVSKDRTPERLKVDGQGRLPLEVALMTRVTSAPACPSVLQLLDWFDRPRRYILILERPDPCQDLQSFCEENGCLDERLAKKVLVQLIAALKHCENRGVLHRDVKPENLLISTESQDIKLLDFGCGDLLKRSAYKYFAGTPAYAPPEWFRRHRYHATPATVWSVGVTLYNILCDCFPFRGAQRVTSRSRLTFPRSLSTECRQLIRWCLSAAPADRPSLDDIESHPWLHCTEGEQEGQRN from the exons ATGATTCCTGTAGCTCTCCCGAATGGAGAACAATTTCATCCTTGTCCACTTCTTCATTATG gttggaggagattgtccatgtcccacatgggtgaagaaagaggag AAGATACACGGGACGGCACCACTGAGCTTCCTGGTTTTTTGGCTCCTCTGCCTTCACACTTGGCTGATTCTGCATCCACAGACCAGAGGAACAGCAAGAGGAAAAGGCAGAGCAGCAGCCAGCAAACACTGTCCACCTCGTCCAGCAGACCagccaaacgctctcgcagag acttgtaccagaagggcccgttgctgggacgaggtggattcggctctgtgtttgctgggatgcgcaggtctgatggactgcca GTGGCCATCAAGTACGTGTCGAAGGACCGGACCCCCGAGCGACTGAAAGTT gatggtcagggtcggctgcctctggaggtggcattgatgacccgtgtcacgtcagctcctgcctgccccagtgtcctgcagctgctggactggtttgaccgtcccagacgctacatcctgatcctggagcgaccggatccttgccaagatctccagagcttctgtgaggagaacggctgtctggatgagcgtctggccaagaaagtgctggtgcagctgatcgcggcCCTAAAACACTGCGAGAACCGCGGCGTCCTGCATCGGGACGTCAAACCAGaaaacctgctgatctccacagagtcccaggacatcaagctgctggacttcggctgtggagatctgctgaagcgatcggcctacaaatactttgcAG GCACTCCTGCATACGCTCCTCCCGAGTGGTTTCGTAGACATCGCTACCATGCGACTCCAGCTACAGtctggtcagtaggagtgacgctctacaacatcctgtgtgactgtttcccattcagaggcgcacagagggtcacgtccagaagccgactgaccttccctaggagcttgtcaacag agtgccgtcagctgattcgctggtgtctcagtgcagcACCGGCTGATCGACCCAGTTTAGATGACATTGAGAGCCATCCCTGGTTGCACTGCACAG AAGGAGAGCAGGAGGGGCAGAGGAACTGA
- the LOC137488049 gene encoding serine/threonine-protein kinase pim-3-like isoform X1: MIPVALPNGEQFHPCPLLHYGWRRLSMSHMGEERGEDTRDGTTELPGFLAPLPSHLADSASTDQRNSKRKRQSSSQQTLSTSSSRPAKRSRRDLYQKGPLLGRGGFGSVFAGMRRSDGLPVAIKYVSKDRTPERLKVDGQGRLPLEVALMTRVTSAPACPSVLQLLDWFDRPRRYILILERPDPCQDLQSFCEENGCLDERLAKKVLVQLIAALKHCENRGVLHRDVKPENLLISTESQDIKLLDFGCGDLLKRSAYKYFAGTPAYAPPEWFRRHRYHATPATVWSVGVTLYNILCDCFPFRGAQRVTSRSRLTFPRSLSTGFCCMSQGCQWQAPRNIMQLTLPGKCQLHPKVLQLIWGCFGETQVYLFASPKTGHCSAQHRCTGSLLDVRVDTI, from the exons ATGATTCCTGTAGCTCTCCCGAATGGAGAACAATTTCATCCTTGTCCACTTCTTCATTATG gttggaggagattgtccatgtcccacatgggtgaagaaagaggag AAGATACACGGGACGGCACCACTGAGCTTCCTGGTTTTTTGGCTCCTCTGCCTTCACACTTGGCTGATTCTGCATCCACAGACCAGAGGAACAGCAAGAGGAAAAGGCAGAGCAGCAGCCAGCAAACACTGTCCACCTCGTCCAGCAGACCagccaaacgctctcgcagag acttgtaccagaagggcccgttgctgggacgaggtggattcggctctgtgtttgctgggatgcgcaggtctgatggactgcca GTGGCCATCAAGTACGTGTCGAAGGACCGGACCCCCGAGCGACTGAAAGTT gatggtcagggtcggctgcctctggaggtggcattgatgacccgtgtcacgtcagctcctgcctgccccagtgtcctgcagctgctggactggtttgaccgtcccagacgctacatcctgatcctggagcgaccggatccttgccaagatctccagagcttctgtgaggagaacggctgtctggatgagcgtctggccaagaaagtgctggtgcagctgatcgcggcCCTAAAACACTGCGAGAACCGCGGCGTCCTGCATCGGGACGTCAAACCAGaaaacctgctgatctccacagagtcccaggacatcaagctgctggacttcggctgtggagatctgctgaagcgatcggcctacaaatactttgcAG GCACTCCTGCATACGCTCCTCCCGAGTGGTTTCGTAGACATCGCTACCATGCGACTCCAGCTACAGtctggtcagtaggagtgacgctctacaacatcctgtgtgactgtttcccattcagaggcgcacagagggtcacgtccagaagccgactgaccttccctaggagcttgtcaacag GTTTTTGTTGCATGTCTCAGGGATGTCAGTGGCAAGCACCAAGGAATATCATGCAGCTCACACTCCCAGGAAAGTGCCAACTTCACCCTAAAGTACTCCAGCTGATATGGGGGTGTTTTGGAGAAACTCAGGTTTACCTGTTTGCTTCACCCAAGACCGGCCACTGCTCCGCTCAGCACAGATGCACTGGCTCACTGCTGGACGTGAGGGTTGACACAATTTga
- the LOC137495952 gene encoding serine/threonine-protein kinase pim-3-like isoform X1, protein MSHMGEERGEDTRDSTTELPGFLAPVPSHLADSASTDQRNSKRKRQSSSQQTLSTSSSRPAKRSRRDLYQKGPLLGRGGFGSVFAGMRRSDGLPVAIKYVSKDRTPERLKVDGQGRLPLEVALMTRVTSAPACPSVLQLLDWFDRPRRYILILERPDPCQDLQSFCEENGCLDERLAKKVLVQLIAALKHCESRGVLHRDVKPENLLISTESQDIKLLDFGCGDLLKRSAYKYFAGTPAYAPPEWFRRHRYHATPATVWSVGVTLYNILCDRFPFRGAQRITSRSRLTFPRSLSTECRQLIRWCLSAAPADRPSLDDIESHPWLHCTEGEQEGQRN, encoded by the exons atgtcccacatgggtgaagaaagaggag AAGATACACGGGACAGCACCACTGAGCTTCCTGGTTTTTTGGCTCCTGTGCCTTCACATTTGGCTGATTCTGCATCCACAGACCAGAGGAACAGCAAGAGGAAAAGGCAGAGCAGCAGCCAGCAAACACTGTCCACCTCGTCCAGCAGACCagccaaacgctctcgcagag acttgtaccagaagggcccgttgctgggacgaggtggattcggctctgtgtttgctgggatgcgcaggtctgatggactgcca GTGGCCATCAAGTACGTGTCGAAGGACCGGACCCCCGAGCGACTGAAAGTT gatggtcagggtcggctgccgctggaggtggcattgatgacccgtgtcacgtcagctcctgcctgccccagtgtcctgcagctgctggactggtttgaccgtcccagacgctacatcctgatcctggagcgaccggatccttgccaagatctccagagcttctgtgaggagaacggctgtctggatgagcgtctggccaagaaagtgctggtgcagctgatcgcggccctaaaacactgcgagagccgcggcgtcctgcaccgggacgtcaaaccagaaaacctgctgatctccacagagtcccaggacatcaagctgctggacttcggctgtggagatctgctgaagcgatcggcctacaaatactttgcAG GCACTCCTGCATACGCTCCTCCCGAGTGGTTTCGTAGACATCGCTACCATGCGACTCCAGCTACAGtctggtcagtaggagtgacgcTCTACAACATCCTGTGTGACCGTTTCCCATTCAGAGGCGCACAGAGGATCACGTCCAGAAGCAGACTGACCTTCCCTAGGagcttgtcaacag agtgccgtcagctgattcgctggtgtctcagtgcagcaccggctgatcggcccagtttAGATGACATTGAGAGCCATCCCTGGTTGCACTGCACAG AAGGAGAGCAGGAGGGGCAGAGGAACTGA